GTGGCGCCTAACGTCAAGTTAGCTTTAGTCGTGCCTGGCTCTGGCTTAGTGAAGTCGCAAGCTGAAGCTGAAGGCTTGGATAAGATATTCATCGATGCAGGTTTTGAATGGCGCGAGCCAGGCTGCTCGATGTGCCTTGCTATGAATGCCGATCGCTTAGAGCCGGGCGAACGCTGTGCCTCAACCTCAAACCGCAATTTTGAGGGGCGCCAAGGTCAGGGTGGGCGTACACATTTGGTGGGGCCAGAAATGGCTGCTGCTGCTGCCGTAGCGGGGCATTTCGTTGACGTAAGACAGTTAATCAATTGAGGGGGTTAGTGAATGAATAAGTTAATTGCATTTTGCTTGTTGGGCTGTGTAATCAGTATTGCTGGCTGCAATACCATGTCTGGTTTAGGTAAAGATGTATCCAAGCTTGGCGACAAAATTGAGCAGAAGGCTGACGAGAAAAAGTAGTCATGGATAAATTTACCCAATTGACTGGTTTGGTTGCGCCATTAGATCGTGCAAATGTCGATACTGATGCCATTATTCCCAAGCAATTCCTGAAGTCCATCAAGCGTTCAGGCTTCGGCCCAAACGCGTTTGATGAATGGCGTTATCTCGACCACGGCGAGCCTGGCATGGATAACAGCAAACGCAAGTTGAACCCCGGTTTCGTGCTGAACCAGCCGCGCTATCAAGGTGTGTCTGTGTTGTTAGCGCGTGAAAACTTCGGTTGTGGCTCAAGTCGTGAACATGCACCTTGGGCGCTGGAAGATTTTGGTTTTCGTTCTATTATTGCGCCAAGTTTCGCCGATATTTTCTACAACAACTGCTTCAAGAATGGCATGTTGCCTATCGTCTTGCCGGCAGATGTGGTGGATAGATTGTTTGCGGAAGTAGAGGCTAATCCAGGCTATCAACTTAATGTCGATTTGCAAGCGCAAACCGTGACTACACCAAGTGGTGCTGTGCATCCATTTGAAGTTGATATGTCGCGCAAACATAATTTGCTCAATGGCTTGGACGATATTGGTCTGACCATGCAGAAACAAGATAGCATCAAATTATTTGAAGTAGCTCATAAGGCATCCCAGCCCTGGCTATTCAACTAGTTCTGGCGCACACAAAACATCGTTTTTTACCGTTAATTCAGGAAATTTGAAGGTTATGAAAATCGCAGTCTTGCCAGGGGATGGCATAGGTCCAGAAATCGTCGCTCAAGCGCTTAAAGTTCTAAAGGCATTAAATCTGAAATTAGATTTGAAAGAAGCACCAATTGGTGGTGCTGGCTATGATGCTGAGGGTGATCCTTTGCCAGATAGCACTTTGAAGCTGGCGCAAGAATCAGATGCCGTATTACTAGGGGCAGTCGGCGGCTGGCAATATGATACCTTGCCACGTGACAAGCGCCCTGAGCGCGGACTTTTACGCATTCGCAAAGAACTCAACCTGTTTGCCAACCTGCGCCCTGCATTGCTTTACGATGAATTGGCAGATGCTTCAACATTGAAGCCTGAAGTAGTTTCTGGCCTGGATATCATGATTGTGCGTGAGTTGACT
This genomic window from Methyloradius palustris contains:
- a CDS encoding entericidin A/B family lipoprotein, coding for MNKLIAFCLLGCVISIAGCNTMSGLGKDVSKLGDKIEQKADEKK
- the leuD gene encoding 3-isopropylmalate dehydratase small subunit, whose product is MDKFTQLTGLVAPLDRANVDTDAIIPKQFLKSIKRSGFGPNAFDEWRYLDHGEPGMDNSKRKLNPGFVLNQPRYQGVSVLLARENFGCGSSREHAPWALEDFGFRSIIAPSFADIFYNNCFKNGMLPIVLPADVVDRLFAEVEANPGYQLNVDLQAQTVTTPSGAVHPFEVDMSRKHNLLNGLDDIGLTMQKQDSIKLFEVAHKASQPWLFN